The Lytechinus pictus isolate F3 Inbred chromosome 8, Lp3.0, whole genome shotgun sequence nucleotide sequence CAAAAGAGTgaaagttatttttttgttttattaaatcaAATCCTTGCAAACATAAAATTTGACGATTTGATCCGATTTAGTGCCCTCTGCAAATATATTTCCCATAAAAAATGAGATATCCTGAACTTCGATCTCGGGAAatacaaaattgaataaaaaattattccaaatgataaagtgcCCTTTATCGTCAACATTGATACATTCATGCTCTTTGAATTGACACTCAAtctgaatattgatttttttcgaggttgaagattttttaaataaacggAGGGGCATGCAGGGTCATGGTACAAATAATTGAAAGAAGTGTTAACCCCCACTATCGGATAAATAGAGAGTGTGTGTTTCTGTTAGAGTGTGTGAGTGTTTGTACTTCAGTGTTTACAGACATGTATCTATGAGAAATGATGGTTTATAATTGGGACCGACATTTAACATCATATCTTCAATCACCAAAGTTCATCGATCGAACTCATTGCCAAATGGTAAATTGTGATCCTTCTATACCGCAACCCATGACGCCGTTAGACGCCGCAACGCCGCACTGATGGAATAATATGAGGGAATGAAGTGGATTCCAGCTAAATTCTCTTATTACCCCCACAAGGAACAACCCCATGATCATGACGATGCTGATGTTTCGCCGTAGACGCTACAACGCCAAGATGGTGGCAAACTGGCGGAATGAGACGTACCGATTGGGTGACAGCTATTTCCTGCCTGAAACCATGGAAAAAGTAATGTTAAATTGTAAGCGACCCTCTTCCCTGAAATTATATTCACTGTGTAACCAATAATCCTATACCACTCTAACTTCATGACCATATCGAGGGCCACTAATCAATGATGTATCCCTATGGTCACCTTAACCAAGTGTTTCACGAGGTCACcgttatttcataattatgcaaCTACAATATGGCTTCCTGCAGATGTCTTGAAGACTACTTGGCTTTAGCTTTATCCAAAGATGAGCTGCTTGGCAAACATCTACCTGCATCCAAAACCATCAAGAGTGAACTTGACCAACACATCCCTAATTCTATTGTCCCATCATCAATCCATACCCTCCACACGCACAGATGAGCTGCTTGGCAAACATCTACCTGCATCCAAAACCACCAAGAGTGAACTTGACCAACACACACCCCTAATTCTATTGTCCCATCATCAATCCATACTCTCCACACATTACCAAAAAATATCCATGTCCAACTTGACCGCTTTGTCTaacataaattttaaaattaattatgTTCATCCCCATAACGACTCTTCGCTTTTGACCTCACCGATATCAACAAACACCTAAttgataattaattaataattaactaataatcaattaataattaactaattattaataattcattaataattaACTATGTTAATCCCCTCTACCGGAAGTTGTCCAAACAGACTACTATATCTTCTAATGGAAACATATGATAAACATTTCAAAGGGAGGAAGGCTAATGGTAACTGTGATTTAAGAATAAAACTTgacaatactttttttaaacaaaggtGTCTACTAGGATCATAGGGATGTTCGTTAAAGGTCAACTTTGATGGAATTATCACTTGAAACACATCAGTAAATCATTTTCTCGAAATATAAACTACACTATATTGAATACATTGAACCTgacaaaataatatgcatttttcaCAATAGTCTTATTCTACCTGCTGTGTCATGTTGTAGTTCTCTTTGGACAATATGAAGGAAAGTCACATATGAAGTTCTTCTGTTGTAGACAAAGCAATTTTCTATTCTATGCTAGTTTGTTTGGTTACCCTTACCACATTGTCAATGTCTGGCTGTTGATGATATCCATTTCCTTCAAACTTCCCTTTTAATCTATCGATTCAGTGCCGAAATGTTACCTGCCCGCATTTTCACTATGTTTCCACAAGAATGCTATCCATATCCAACATATAAGTGAAGCATTTAATATGGACTTTTACAACCCTCGCACGTTGTTGGCTCACAAAACTATATGGTCCCGATGTTTGGAATTCCCTATCCACGTGTAGTAGGAATTTATTATTAGTTTATTCCTTCAAAAGTGCAGTTAAACGAATACTCATCTTGCAGGTTTAATTCTCTCACAAAAGCAATATTTGTTGTACtatatgtttttaatcaaagatttttttaatttcgggTAATTACACCCTGGCATAGGCcctattttctaaataattgtattttcaactgtggaaaaaaaatcatttgtctaTTTGTAGTCATAATCAACCTAATTTGAAAATTCCTTAGTATGTATTTTATAATTTCAAAGGCGGGACAATGTATCAAGGTTATTCAGATATTGACTGATGGGGTGTGTAATATAAACATTCTTTGGACCGCCGGATTCATATTTTCCCGAGGGGTTATTTTTTCCCTGAAGTGCGCAGCGCTGAGAGAAAATATGAACACGAGGGAAAATATAAATCCTTTAGGCGGTCCAAAGAATGTCTATTTTACATACCCAACCATTCAATATCTTTTATATTAGATAGCCTGAAGTGATGGAGATTCTGTATATAGACTCTAATTTGTAGAGAAACTAGACCTAGGCCTAGATGaaactagatctagatccactagatctagatcaactaacaaaatatagaatgtACTTACCAGATCCATTCCCTGCAAAAATTCCAATTCCAACAGAGATAAAGCCAAAAGCATCGATAAGGAAAACAGTCATAGCGGTAGTCTACATCCCAATGAAATTCCAACCGTTCCGACTGTTCAACGTAATAACAACAAACACGAACGCAACATAATTACATAGGGTACGATGCAGTATTGTCTACTTGTTTATTATGTTTACAGTACACTGATGAAAGTGTTACTGTActacccttttctggtccacATCCTAATTGTTTGATACAAAGTTCATTTGAGATGAGGACTGTGAGTCCGGTCCAGGTCCAGGACACAGGGCTAAATGAGATCCATGTTGATTATGAGCTGTGACATCAGATGCACAAATTTGGGAATGAGATATAACAGGACCAGATGGCAGCCTACTGATTGATCAAGGTTTTCCTGAGGCTGATCTCTCTGTTGTCGAACCAGGACTTGGTCCAGGACCCAATGTGGATCTCTGTAGATCCTGAGGCTGACTAATAACGTCAGGTGCAGAATCTGGTGGTGGATGAGATGAAACAGGACTAGGTGGTGGCCTGGTGACTGTACTTGGTGGTCCTGATCTTTCTTTTGCTTAACCAGATCCAGGACCAGGACCAAATCTGGCACTAGCTTTAGACCTTGTACTACTAGGACTAGAAAGCGTAACCTTCAACTGACAATTCTATGACGAGCATAAGCTCATTGGTGGTTTATGTCCTTCGTCAACTCGAGATTAATGTTTAAGACTTGACGTTTTAGCTTTACTGCTTATGCTTTTCCTTGTGTTCCCCAATACATTCTTACCAACAACCTGATGATCACACCATGGCACATTTTGTTGGTATACCAACAAAATGTGCCATGGTGTGATAAAAATGTCAAACATGACAGCGGTCCAGTCCCAGGGACAGTAGAACAATATATTGTTCTACTGTCCCTGGGACTGGACCGCTTTCATGTTTGACATTTTTTTGAGACGCACTTGATTTGGGGCGTTGCCAAAAAAAACGGAAAGTCACGATTCAGATGCAAAACATATTCACAGAACGACTTGACGGGACAATGGTCATCCTTCGTCTCATACATCCGACCACATTGGCTCCTTGAGTCATCATGTTTGTCTCCTCTGTGATTTTTAGTCAGTTTATTCTTCGCAAGATAAACATATCTCCTATGGCTAAAATCTGTAGCAATAGCAAAGTCGTCTGTCCTTAGATCCTTGAGATTCCCCCTGCCTCTGTTACACAGGTGTAACATGATTCACAAACACAGCATTATTGAGGCCTCTCGGAGTAGAACGGTCCAAGGCTCACGaggtcattatttttttaaggtcTTCCTTACTAATAGGATCCTTGTGTGTAATTGAACCCTTTCCTTCAGCTTTCAGTTTATGGAGGACTGCAGCAAACATGTCGTTTGCACGTCTAAATTCAACACTGTTCACAATGTccattgcctttttttttttaaagaaagtgcCTCTGGAGACCATGGCGTATTGTGACCATAGAACTCTTTGCGTACCATTGACCATTTCCCCGCCACTCCTCTGCGTAGAATGATCGAATGCACTCGCATAACTCTTGCTCCGAGTAATCCGTATCCACAGCACAGATCTAGGCTCCCTTTTGAAGTATTGTTGAATTAAACTGGGACTGGACCTGGACCTGGACCGGACTCACTGCACTACAACAATTTTAAATTACTCGGTACTATACTCGCCCCGAAAATGTATTGCAACATTGATATCGAGTGTTGATCGATTGCAAACGATCGCTACTTTAGTCCCACATATGGaggtggaggtgccgtggccgagtggtataaggcgcctggctatacacgGAAAGTCCGTGGTTCGATCCaaggccgcggcacctatggccgtgagcaaggcatttaatctacaatgccctttgatcctgctttcaaataaatggaaatgctatatgtattattggtaactaggtgtgcaccaTGTGAAAACGTGATGTACACTTAAGCCATCACTCTGATTTCAACTCAGACTTTGCAACAAAAAAAACGCGCAAAAATCCGTTGTTTTCGCACTTCAACTCGTTgtcgtttttttaatattgagtCAATATCAAAAAGTGAAGCAGATCTagaaaatttagattttcaGCTTTATCATCATATTAATCATATCAAATATGTAGAATTTAAGATACCGTCATTTTAGACTTACATTTTTCAAGTTTCCCCCAATTTTGTGTGAGAGAGGGCTACAAATCAAGGACTTCACATATCTTTTGCTCTGATAACTTCGCGCCAAATCAAGCCAAGTAAGAAAGTGAAACATCATCTGAAAGTTCAGATCACTATGATTACAATGATATAACATCCATTTTGATTAGTTAAAAGAAAGTACCGTCATTTTTTAATCCAATCTCTTTGTTCGTttcaaaatgttgacattttgcCCGGTCAGAGTAAACCCGTACCCGTGGTTGCCAAGGACAACCCATGCATAATACGCGTGTTGCAGCTCGGTGATCGAACCTTATGCTGCAGCCCGAGCTTTGGGGAGCTTTGTCGAATTTTATTGGTGAgttgcattgttttttttctgaggAACTGAATTAAATATTTTACCATCTTAACAGTAGTATACCTTACGAATCACACAGGGAATCATTTTGAATAATTCCAAAAAGAAATTaagttttattgaaaattttgaagGCATGCCTAATCGCTCCCTGTGTCAAATTCTACACGAAGACGTTGTGTGTTAGTACTAGGATCGTTCCATTTTGTCTACGGTAGATAGTAAGTTGTCTTATAAACCGGCGTAGGCCCTATATGACTGGGTGTGTATGCACGTTCACGTCCAGCCGGGCTGGGGCCCCGGGCCGGGTACCGAAGCAGAGCGGTGGGTATGGATATGCACTCCAACACATATTTACATAAACGCACTTCTCCAGTCATAATAAATAAACGAGATGGCGGTTCATAGCATTGTTACTATCTAtatacatacactgtacattatttacaatgtaaaataacatGCATTTCCGTGCAGCGAACGTAATTGAGGCGCGCAGTAATTTTCTCTCCGGACTGCGTACTTTTATACCCCTCATATCCGAATGGATCAGTCcgagcctttttttttttctgtgacgTGTCAGACCGCGCGTCGTGTCCCGAGTCGTGTCAGTAGCATTGGAAGAGGCTCTGCAGACATGTGTGTCTACAAATTGTGTAGAGAcgttttcatatgaaaaaaaaaaaccctatgttatcctgtgtgtgtgtgtgtgtgtgtgtatctgagttttgtcagacgtgtatcaatcagatatgattatttacgtctgggaccgacctttaacgtcaccatccgaaagacgtgaccagggctcgaacctcgaacctctgcatcaatttgtaacttccccacagcttggattacaggcgcacgccacaacgcccagtttaaTTGGTAACATCTAATCCAAAAGAGGGCGCAAGACAcgtataaaaatatattcatcgACCAGCTGGTCAATATATTCATCAAAGGTGGACCGGCTGGGAAAATACACTGATTTCGATCATATCACGTGACGCGCAATTGACCAATCGCGCTTGGCTATCTAATATATGCCTACATTGTCAAAACCCCTGCATATCTGCCTCTTATGTAAAGTATCGCTTAcctcttttattaaaaaaaaattacatgtccTTTATGAAGTTCACACTGCGTAAGTTGCCATGCCatgaaaaatagataaatagttAATATCAAATCACGAAAATTATTGCAACGATATTTTATTGCGGCCACCTTGGATTTGAAGGTGGCGGCCACTCTGACACCGACCAGGTGTTCACATTGCAGGGAGgcaatcagtgcctcaaaatacccctgtgtgtcagatatttatttatttatttattagaacataTCTATTCAGGTATAAAAGAtcagcataaaactgtttttcatcaatgacctgatgaaaacacaaagaacaacaaaaattatCATATCATACATGAATATGAAGACAAAATCTGATTCAAAGATAACAGTGCTTGGTTATCAAATTGGAACAGTTACTAATTATAAGACTActaattgtatattttttcactGATAGAAACACTGAAATGATAGCGATGAATTAATTATACCATTATAGGAAACATATAGAAAATAGCAGTTTTACATGTCAGGTATTAAGtcaataaaatgatatttcatggtTTTtcttggcggccatcttggattttgatATGGCTACCGACCCGATGGTCTGATCGCTTTGGGCCggcaattctttttttaatcagcgCCCCAAAATACCCCTGTTTTACCAAACTTTACACTTTCTGTCAGATTTATGCATATGTGTCACTTATCTTAAGCACTAACTTATAGACCACGAAAAactaaaggaaaacaaaaatgtgCTAGGCAGAGTCTACAGTTATCTTGCTAGCTGATATGAGTCTGATGCTGCGAGTGGCTCTGGTCTTCACTCATGAACGACCATGAACGATCATAAACGATCTGTGAGTCTTCTCTACAGCCACCGTTAGTAGCTTTTCGCAGTAGACAGATCAGACAATCACACACGTTTATTAGTATTACAGATTTTCTGTTGCCTATACATGACTAGATTATAAGCTAAGAAAACCTTCCATTTTTGTTACTACCAACAGCAGAACATCTCTCAGCAATGTAAACTGCATTCTTGGCCTTTGCTTTCCAGTGATGAAGCATAGACAAATTAAGACCTGGCTTATCCACATCCTCCAGGAGTGACCAAAGACATTCCAACGTGTCACTACCGGTATGATTACTTTTAATCAAATCCGGTATTTGCAAAGTGCTTCATTTTATTGCTATCATTGAAATTTTTGCCTACTATTTGAAAGTTTGGGTTGTTTCATGAGAATTATCTTGTTTATGTTTCAGGTGGTCTATCAATTGAAAGTGAATGAAAAATCTGTTTGCTTTAATAACTTAGGTTTTCcatgattaatattttacatTAGCGATATCTAAATCACATTTTGTTGGTAAACATTTGGATAGAATGTGAATTCTATACATATTATATTTTCAGATATTTGGGCGATCCCATATGAAAGGATATCAATAGTAGCAGATAATATGTGAACAGTTGCATCACAAAATGTATTAAATCGCTTAAATTGTAGTCGAAGTAACTATGACAGATGATTTGttaaatcaataataaaaaagaagttAATGCCTTAATGATATTTTATCAGCGATAAAACTTACGAATTAACTGTGTCCACATTCTATAGATCTCCTCCTCATTCACATCGCATGGTTCTTGACGGAGTGATCACTGACATTCTACCTGTATATTTTCACTATCGGTATGATAACtccttaaaaaatattgtatatttcaagtTCTATATTCTATTGCTATTGATTTAACACTGTCTGTCATTTCATacatcatctctctctcttttttgtacttgatttatttggtgGTCTGTTGTTTTATTAACCcttatcattcatttatttttattcttaaagTTTGTCACAACGCTATCCACCATAAAAATCTACTTTAATTTCCAATACATCTATCAAGACTGCCATGAACATGTCGTGACAAACTTCACAAGGTCATCAGAtcacaatgacgtcatccagtcaccatttgtatttttattcatgagatTAAAAACATGACATTAAAAGAATCAACAATTTGGGGTACGACAAAAGAAAAACgttctaattttttttcattttctaaaaagtgTTAAACGCACATTTGAGGTGATATGAAGATGAGAGAGCTGATGTGTTTACATGTCATGTTATATGAATTATTGACAATGTCAGATTTTTGAAACCTTGCAATAAAGAAACTCTACATTGAATAaattttggttacaaaaatgcatgTTATCAAGAAGTGATCAAACAATgtttttcacataataaaatacaaagtaaatagGTGGTGGATGCCGTCAAGTTAGGACCATCCATTTTGCCTTTCAGTAATGATGCATGTCAATTACTTATGTGAAGATaagcaaaaagtgaaaatgatgaaaacatcCGATTTTACTTtcagttttgatgaaattttagcgtTATTTTTGTTCATCTATTTCATAGACCTTTTTGCTCAATTTGCTATACTTAGCTTTTGAAAGACAAATGTTGCCCAATGTTTAGTGGATGGGTTTTCAATACTGTCTTAAAGCGCAACACAGAAATATGCCATCTCTGCTAGTCAATTCTAAAACATTATGTTTGCATTTACCTGATATCCCAATACCTTTTCAATATTCAAGTCAAGTTGaatcaaacatttttcttctttttcttctttttatctcaGGGTATGTAAGGTCCTTTGCTGTGATTCAGAGCTGCCTTTGTGGATAACAGACATTTGTGGTTTAACATAGTTTGCAGTATTATTTATTACACGGTTTACCtgcaaactggagttgaaaatatcaaaatcctacagattttgtaaataattgTAGAGATCTCTTACGTACATTATACTAGCACATATCATGGCGACACTTGAGCATACTGTTTTGCAAAGTTTAAAGTGTCCGGTTTGTTCTGGTTTGCTGAATGAACCAAAACAACTGTCATGTACACacacattttgtcaaaaatgtattCAAGGTATTCTAGCATGCTCTGTACAGAGGAATACTTTATCATGTCCAATATGTAGCAACCGAACTAATGTCACAGATGGCGATGTTGCGAATCTTAAAATTAATACACCTGTTAAGTCACTTGTTGATGACTTCAGGAATAGTAGGCAGCTCTGTGACGTGTGTGACAACCGAGCAAGTGCCACATACTTCTGTTGCGAGTGTGCTAAGAACATGTGTAATGAATGTCTGCAAGCTCATGACACATGGAAACCTAATCTTAATCACAAAGTAGTGAGGGTTGAAGACATCAGGAAGGGTAGGGTAGTCTTAAAGAAGAAGGTTTACTGTCAAGAAGAAGTACATAAATCTGAAGAGTACGAGTGCTCTGACGTATGCACGACATGTAAGAAGCTCATTTGCATAAGATGTCGTATGCTCTACCACGAGAAAAAGGGCCACGATGTGGAAGATATACGACAGCACAATTCGTCTTTCAAGAAGAGCTCTGAGTTACTTCAGggtacaggaaagaaaaaagttaCAAGAGTCAAGAATCATATGACCTGTATTGATAATCAAATCAAACGTGTTCACAATCACATTAATGCGGAAAATGTGAAGCTTGACAATATTAGTGAAGAAgctatgaagaaaataaatgagagaaaTGCTACCTTGAAAAGGCAATTAGAAGATCAGAGAGAAAAATTATGCAAGAGtttaaataatatgaaaattgatGATGAGAGGTTGATTAAGAGTATTGAGAGTGCGAGAGAATTGGTGAGTAATACTTTGAAAGCCCCACTAGAAGGAGATGTTGTAGCGATTCGTGGTTCATTGATTGGTGAATTGAAGAATGTACTAGATAGAGATGATCCAAAGGtaaaggttgctattaatgaaGGTGATCATGCAGAGGAACTGACTTTTACACCGAGCTGCAATCCTGATGCATTATCAATGGGGGA carries:
- the LOC135155084 gene encoding E3 ubiquitin-protein ligase TRIM45-like, giving the protein MATLEHTVLQSLKCPVCSGLLNEPKQLSCTHTFCQKCIQGILACSVQRNTLSCPICSNRTNVTDGDVANLKINTPVKSLVDDFRNSRQLCDVCDNRASATYFCCECAKNMCNECLQAHDTWKPNLNHKVVRVEDIRKGRVVLKKKVYCQEEVHKSEEYECSDVCTTCKKLICIRCRMLYHEKKGHDVEDIRQHNSSFKKSSELLQGTGKKKVTRVKNHMTCIDNQIKRVHNHINAENVKLDNISEEAMKKINERNATLKRQLEDQREKLCKSLNNMKIDDERLIKSIESARELVSNTLKAPLEGDVVAIRGSLIGELKNVLDRDDPKVKVAINEGDHAEELTFTPSCNPDALSMGELRIVNYEPAKCNVLLSKKDSMNGMVTSKNGIVAVGSRFGGIEIYSADGQLQKTVIKDLWIREIGFLSDSRYVLLDTNNKISLYTSDEEKQDLSFDTIGDSEGESGGLTVDSNDLIYVSYRKAKKIQVFSPSGGKAIREIPCDWYEPAQIKSYGDSLIVKQFKNRIARIDKDGNIMHRLWKPKEIYLVADVTKDNTTLIASVRHEDGLLNIDEYTGELKHIKTLISDYKIEKPEREWYYLRQFQSGEIAFCTPDRLYIFNLVTSKVTS